In a single window of the Nicotiana tomentosiformis chromosome 8, ASM39032v3, whole genome shotgun sequence genome:
- the LOC138898024 gene encoding uncharacterized protein, which produces MSGISFTTFQLRGATYQWWHAYELSNLDEAVSLTWTQFSDMYLREYVPQSLRDAWRAEFEQLRQGSMTVSEFAVHFSDLARHAPALVAIVRERVHRFNDGLHPSIRISMAKELEMDISYQQVVSIARRLEGMLSRDREEREAKRSQETGYYSGACDAAARHGRGYVSCPVHSALPAASGVLAPSRPQEPYYALPVSSVPPVRGAISGQSSRPGPSQS; this is translated from the coding sequence atgagtgggatttcttttaccactttccaacttagaggagcaacctatcagtggtggcatgcttatgagttgagtaatCTAGACGAGGCAGTCTCactcacatggactcagttctcggatatgtatttgagagagtatgtccctcagagcctcagggatgcatggcgcgcagagtttgagcaattgcgccagggttctatgactgtgtcagagtttgcagtccatttcagtgatttggctcgaCATGCACCGGCATTGGTTGCTATAGTTCGGGAGAGGGTTCATCGCTTTAATGATggactccaccccagcatcagAATCAGTATGGCcaaggagttggagatggatatctcttatcagcaggttgtgagcattgccaggagattggagggcatgctttctcgggacagagaggagagggaggccaagaggtctcaagagactggttattattctggagcttgCGACGCAGCAGCTcgacatggtaggggttatgtgagttgccctgttcattcagctcttccagccgccagtggtgttctagccccttctagaccccaggagccttattatgcactgccagtatctagtgtgcctcctgttcGGGGTGCTATCAGCGGCCAGTCCAgtagacctggcccgagtcagtcatAA